The following is a genomic window from Deltaproteobacteria bacterium PRO3.
CGCCGTACCGGACAACGACGTCTTCGTCCTGCTGCGCACCCGCGTCTACCTCGACCTGAATCCCACGAGCTACGTCCGGCTCTTCGCGATGTTCCAGGACTCCGAGACCCTGGGCCAAAACGCCACCTCCATCTTCAAGGTGCCGGACCGGCGCAAGCTCTACCAAGCCTTCCTCTACCTGAAAAATGACGCGCCACTGGTCACCAGCCTCAAGATGGGCCGCCAAGAGTTGATCTACGGCGACGAGCGTTTGATCGGCGCCTTCAACTGGAGCAATCTCGGCCGCAGCTTCGACGGCGCCGTCGTGCGCCTGGAGAACGCGCATTTTTGGCTCGACCTCTTCGGCACCCGCATCCATCCGGCGGGCAAGGAGAACCAATTCGCGGGGGCCTACGGGCATTGGAAGGGCTTTCCGCAGGGCGAGCTGGAGGCCTACGCCCTCTACCTCCACGGCTCCAAGTCGGGCCTCAACGGAGGCAGCCTGAGCATCGTCACGATCGGCTCCCGCCTAAAAGGCAAATTCAAGAAGAACTACGACTACGGCTTCGAAGGCGCTTATCAGACCGGGACCTCCGGCGGCAGCACGGTCAGCGCCTTCGCCACGCACGTTCGCTTCGGCTACACCTTCCCCCTCGGCTTCAAGCCGCGGCTGGGCCTCGAGTACAACTTCGCCTCGGGCGACGAGAACCCCGGCACGGGCAAGGTCACGACCTTCAACAACCTGTTCCCGACCAACCACGACAAGTACGGCTATATGGACCTCTTCTCGTGGAAGAACCTCCACGACATCCGCTTCAGCTTCGACACCCAGCCCCTCGAGTGGTTCAAGACCAAGCTCGACTACCACGCCTTCTTCCTGCCCGACCCCGCCAACGGGGCCTTCCTGGCCTCGGGCGTGCAATGGCGGGCGGGTGCGCCGGGGGCGGGGCACTTCGCGGGCCAGGAGCTCGACCTCCTCTTCACCTTCAAGCCCTGGAAATACTTCGACGCGCTGGTGGGCTACTCGGTCTTCTTCCCCGGGACCTTCTTTTCGGACACGGGGCCCTCGGACACCTCGCACTTCTTCTACACGCAGTTCGCTTTCCGGTATTGAAATGGGAGGAGGCCGTGAGCGGGGGCTCGCGGTCTAAAAGCGGTGATTTGCCGTAGGCTTATTTGGGATCGTCGTAGACGAGGGCGTGGACCTTCAGCTCGGGAAAGGCCTTGGTCAGGTCGGCGATCAGGGCCGCCTTCGAGCCGGCCCGCTCCCAGACGAAGCCCATCGACTTCTGCGTGGCCGAGATCTTGATCGTGGCCGCATCGACGCTCGGTCGCGCACTCAGCCACTGCGTCAGCCCGTCGACGGTCGCCTTGGGCAGGGGCCCGACGATCTTGAAGACGGCGAACTCCAGACGCGCGGGATCGGCCTTCACCTTTTGAACCGCCTCGTAGGAATACACCGCCGAGCGGTCGTCCTCATGGCAGAGGCCGCAGGGCCGCGCGGCGCGCGGCGCCAGCGTCAGCCCCAGGGCCAGGAAGATCGCGAAGGACCAACCGCTTAATTTCATTTCGTGGCCTCCTTCAGGTAGGCGAGGAGCTGGTCCAGCTCCTCGTTCGTCAAGGGGACCTTGGGCATCTGAGTCTTGTACTCCGCCTTCAGCTGGATCGCGACGGGATCCTCCTTGGTCATCGTGACGGGGTCGAGGATGTATTTTCGAAGCCAGGCCTCGTCGCGGCGGGCGAAGATGCCCTTCAGGTCGGGACCGGTCATCTTGCCCTTGCCGATGCTGTGGCAGGTGTAACAGGTCTTGGTCTTGAACAGCTTGGCCCCGGGCATGTCGGCCAGGCCGGTGGCGGCCGGCGGCGCCGCGGCCTCGGCGGCCGGGCTGGCGGCGGGGGCCGTCTCCTTCGCGGGAGGCGGCGCGGCAGGCTTGGGCGCCGGCTCTTCGGGAAGACCGGTCTTGCCCTCGGTGGCGTCGACCGCCCCCAAGGCCCCGTGATGGGCGTCGGCGAACTCGTGGTCCACCAAGACGTACTTCCCGGCCTCGGGGATCACGAACTCGACGATGGCGCCGTTGGAGGCCCCAAGCAGGATGGTCTGGAGGCCGCGGAATTGGTTCGCCGGATTTCCGTCCAGCCAGACCTTGTCGAAGATGGTGCCGATCACGTGAAAGCTCGAGGTGTCATCGGGGCCGGCGTTGAGAAAGAAGATCCGCACCCGCTCGCCGGGCCGCGCCTTCAGGCCCTCGGTGAGGTGGCGGTTCACCCTCCCGTTGAAGGTGACGTAGGTCGGCTGCTTCTTCTCCACCTTGTCCATGTCGATCTCGTAGACGCCGTCGGCGCCGGGCTTGTCCTGCAGGTAGAACTCGCTCTGCACCACGGCGTACTCGCGGTCCACTTTGCCGGGCCAGCCGCCCTTCGGGTCGACGATCACCATGCCGTACATGCCGGCGGCCAAGTGCTGCAGGACCATCGGCGTGGCGCAGTGGTACATGAAGACGCCGGGGTAGTTGGCGGTCCACTCGAAGGTCAGCGTCTGGCCGGGATCGATCGAGCGGTACTTGTCTTGCGGCGAGACCATGGCGGAGTGGAAATCGATGGAATGCGGCATCGGCGGCACGACCTGCACGGTCTCGGTGCTGCGGTTGGTGAGGGTGAACTTGACCCGGTCGCCCTGCCGAACGCGGATGGTAGGCCCGGGGATATCGTCGCCGAAGGTCCAGCCGTGGAACTTAACGCCGCTGTCCAGCTCGATCACCTTGTGCGTGACGTCGAGGCGGACCTCCTTGACCGGCGAGGCGTCGATCCTCGGCACCTCGGGTAGCTTCGCAACTCCGGGGCCGGAGAAGAATTTATCCCCCTTCGGGAGCGTGTCCCCGACCTGGGACGGAGGGGCGCCGTAGACGTCGCCGTATTTGGGTCCGATCTCGGCGGGTCCGGTGCAGGAGAGGTTCCAGAGCGTTGCGAGGGGCATGAGGAGAAAGGCGCTGCGTTTCATAGTCCTCCTTTTTATTCGGGTGCTTTCCACCCTTGGGCCAGCTTCACCAACTCCTTGGCGATGGCGACGTGGGCGACCTCTTCCCGGGCGATGCGGCGGAGCATCTCGCAGGCCTCCGCGTCGTCGCAGTCCTCGGCCAACTGGAGGTAGGCGGCGGCCGCCTCTTCTTCCAGGGCCAGGATGGTCTGGAACTCCTTGAGGATCGCCTGACCCCGGGTTTTTTCGGTTTCGCTCATCGTCGCAGCCTCGACACGATGGCATCGATCATGTCCTCGTGCCGGAAGGTATCCCCGGAGAGCCTCTCCAGGAGCCGGCGGATCTTCGCTTGCTGTCCCGTACTGAATCCCGAGAAGTCGTAGCGCTTCACCTCGGCTAAATTCGACACCGCGAACTCCTCGAGTTTTTTCAAGGCCTCCAAGGCGGTCAAGATGGTCTCGCGGGCCACGCTCATGCATTTCTCCTTAAAGAAATGGTAACGGTTTCCCGCAAAGCCCCGATATGATCTGAATCATATCGGGAACCACCTAACGCCTATTAGATAATAAGGACTATGAACGAAAAATCCATAAAAAACCTGTTCCTGGAACCCTACCGGCTCTTTTTCGCCGGCGGCTCCCTCTACGCGGTCCTGGCCGTGGCCCTCTGGTTCACCTGGCTCCACCTGCTGGACCACCAGATTTCCTGGTTCGACTTCCGCGTGGGACCGGCGCAGTACCACTCCCACGTCATGCTCTTCGGGGTGATGGGCTTCTATGTCTTCGGCTTCATCCTCACCGCCTTCCCGCGCTTCGTGGGGCAGCCCCATCCCTCGCCCCGCGCCGTGGCGGCCTGGTTTCTGGGCCTGGCGGGGGGCCAAGCGGCTTTCTTCCTCGGGGCCACCCGCTCGCCTAAGTGGATGATCCTGGCAGGCGTCCTGGAAGGGCTGAGCTACTTGAGCCTGCTGTTCTTCCTCGGCCGGCTCTACCTGCGCTCCGGGAAGTGGCGCGAGGACAAGCAGCCGCGCTTCCTGCTGCTCGCCCTCGGCTTCGGGACCCTCGGCCTCCTCCTCTCCTATGTCTATTACGCGGCCGACGGCAGCTTCACCTTCTACACCCTCAGCATCGAGTTCGGCACCTACGGCTTCCTCTTCCTCCTAGTCGTCGGGATCACCTACCGCATCGTCCCCTTCTTCGCGGGGCGGGTGATCCAGGGCTATGAAGGCCGGCGCGGCGCCCACACCCTGGCGATCGTGACGGCGCTCATCCTGCTGCGCATCCTCCTCGTCACGCTTTGGGCCGACGGCCCGCGCCAGCACTACGCCTCCTGGGCGATCAACCTCGCCCTGCTGGCGGTCTTGGTGACGGAGTGGCTGCGCTGGCGGCCCTGGCAGGCCAAGGAGACGCCGATCCTCTTCGTCCTCTTCCTTGGGCTCTTCTGGATCTTGGTCTTTTTGGGATTCTCTGGCTACGAGTTGGCCTATCACCTGACGCATCGCCAGGCGGGCGTCTACCCGGTCCTGCGGACGCCGGCCCTGCACGCCCTCTACATCGGGGCCTTCGGGACGCTGGTCCTGGCGATCAGCACCCGCGTGGTACGCGGCCACGGCGGCGCGCCGATCGTGGCGGACCGCTTCACCCTGGCCGCCCTGCTCCTGATGCAGCTCGCGGCCCTCTGGCGGGTCTTCGTGCCGGTCTTCCTCGAGGGGACGGGCAGCCTCTGGCTGAGAAATTATTGGGCGGGGCTCCTGTGGTGCGCGGCCTTTGGGGTTTGGGCGCTGCGCTATCTCCCCTTCCTGTTCCGACCCAAGCCGCCCGAGGCCGCCGGCTGAGGCCGCCTCAATGATGGTGGCAGGCGACCCACTCCGAGCCCTCGGGATAATGCTCGCGCTTCCAGACCGGGGCGCGGCGCTTGAACTCCTCGATGATGTAGGCACAGGCCTCCAGGGCCTCGCGGCGGTGGGCGGCGGAGACGGCCAGGACGATCCCCGTCTCGCCGATCTCGAGGCGACCGACCCGTTGGATCAGGGCGGCCTTGTAAAAGCTCCATCGTTCCTTCGCCTCGGCGAAGATGCGGCGGAGTTCGGCGTGGAAGAGCCGCTCGTAGACTTCATACTCCAGCGCCAGGACCTGCCGGCCCTCGTTCTGTTCGCGGATATTTCCCTCGAAGAGGGCCACGGCGCCGCAGGAAGGATGTCGCACCTCCTGGAGGGCCTCGCCGCTGTCGACGGCTTCTTGGATGAGTCTTATCAGCATAAAGCCTTTCAGCCTCCGGCTACGGGCGGGATCAGGGCGATCTCGTCGCCGTGCCGGGGACGGTAATTTGCCGGAACGTATTCCTCGCCGACGGCGAAGCGGAGAAATTTCCCCCATTCCAGCGGACCGAGCGTCGGCTCGAGGACGCGCCGGGCGAGGTCGAGGACGCTCTCGCCCTCCTGCAGCTCGCACTCCGCCTCGCCCCGCCGCATGCGGTCACGCAACACCGAAAAGAACAAGAGACGCACGCTCATCTCAACCTCCTCTCCATGCCTGAAAGATCGAAGGCAGCAGATGCGCCTCCACAAGGTCGCCCGCCGCCCAGGACTCCCCTTCCTCCGGAAGCACGGCCAGGGCGTTGGCCGCGGCGAAACTGCGCATCAGGTGGGAGCCCTGTCCTTCCAGGATATGCAGGCTGGGCGCCGCCCCGCCGAGATCCGCGCGGGCCTTCAAGAAGTGGCGCAGGCCGGGCTTCTTCTTCAGGCCTTGCGCAAGCGGCAGGCGCAGCGCGGGAAGGAAGAGCTCGCGCGCGCCCAAAGCGCGCAGCAGGGCCGGGCGGACGTACTCGTAGAAACACACCAGGGCACTGGCGGGGTTTCCCGGCAGGCCGAAGAGACATTTCCCTTCCTCCTTTTTTCCGAAGAAGACGGGTTTGCCGGGCTTCTGCCGGACCTTCCAAAAGACCTCTCGCACCCCGGCGTCGGCCGCCGCCTCCTTGACGAAATCGAAGTCACCCACCGACACGCCGCCCGTCACGATCAAGAAGTCCGCGCGCTGCAGGCCCTCCGCGAGGGCCCACTGGAGGTCTTCCCGCCGGTCGCGGCAGCGCTCGGCGAAGGCAGGCACAAGCCCCAGCTCTTGGAGGGCCGCGTTCAGGCCGAAGGAGTTGGACTCGTAGATCTGGGCCGGCTCCAAGGGGACCCCCGGCGGCACCAGCTCCGAACCCGTGACCAAGATCCCGACGCGGGGCGCGGCGTGCACTTCGACCCGCTCGAAGCCGAAGCCGGCCAGCAAGGCCAGCGCGGCCGCCTGCAGGGGCCGCCCGGGACCGAGGATCTCGGCGCCGATCTCCAACTCCTCGCCGCGGCGCCGGATGTTCTCTCCCCCCGAAACCGGCCGGCTCAGGCGAATCGCCTCGCCCGCGCGCTCGACGTCCTCCTGCTTGACTACCGCGTCCGCGCCCTCCGGAATTTTGGCCCCGGTGAAGATCCGCATCGCCTCGCCGGGCTTCAGCGGGCTTTTCAGACAGATCCCCGCAGGAACGGTGGCCGCGACGAAGAGGGACACCGGCGCCCCGGGTCCCGCCGCCGCGGTGTCGGCGGCGCGCAGCGCATAGCCGTCCATCGCGGAATTGTCGAAGACGGGACTCGGGATCGAGGCGTCTATGGGTTTCGTCAGGACCCTCCCCCAGGCCTCGGCGAGCGCCAGCGCTTGGCCGGGAAAGGGGCTCACTGCCTCGACGATTCTCGCTTGGGCCTCAGGGACGGAAATCATGCCTCGCTCCGATCGCGGTTCACCCGCAACTGCAACACTCGTGGGCCGGGGCCGAGGCCCCCGCCTGCACCTCGGCAAGGATCCTCGCGCGAACCTCCGGCGCGACCATGCGGTCGATCGCGGGATACAGGACCTGCTCTTCCTTCACGTTGTGCTGTCCCAGCACCGAGAGCAGCCTCGCCTCCTCCGCATCGCTGTTCGGGTCCTGGACGCGGACCTTTTGGTGGATCTCTTCCAGGCACTGGTGGATCTGCCGGTGCTCCATCCGCATCACGGCGGTCGGCCCCACGTCCCGCATGCCGGTGGCCTGTTCGAAGGCGGGAAACAGCAGCTCCTCCTCCCAGACGATGTGCCGCTGCAGGCCGGTGAGGAATTCCTTGAAGGCCCGCTTGGCCGCCGGAAAATCCGATCGCTTGCCTGTTTGGAACTGTCCGAACAAGGCGTCGAGGCGATCGTGATCGCGTTCGAAAAATTGGGTGATGTTGCGTTCCTCCATGACGGGCTCCTTCAGAATAGGCCCCACAAGAGGCGACCGGAGACCGAGAGGATCAGGGCCGCGGTCACGCGCTGCAGGGTGAGTTTGGAAATCTTCCCGGCGCCGAGCCGGCTGCCGATCTGTCCGCCCAGGAACACCGCGGCCATCAGGGGCAGGGCCAGGCCCCAATCTAAATCCTGGCCGGATTTGGCAAACTGTCCGAAGAGGCCGGAGACCGAATTGACCAGGATGAAGAAGGCGGCGGCCGCGGCCGCCTCGCGGCTGTGGCTCCAGCCCAAGAAATAAAGGACGGGAGAAAGAAAGATGCCGCCGCCGATCCCGACCAGGCCCGAGAGCAGGCCCAGCGCGGCCCCGATCGGAAGCCCCAGGGCCCAGGCCCTTCCCCAAGAGGGCTCCCGCCGGACGGTGAAGGAGCGCTCGGAGAGCAGCATGCGCAGGCCCGCGGCGAGCAGGCTCAAGGCCAAGAGCCAAAGGAAGAGCGTCTTGCCGAGGGGGATCCGCCCCCCGAGGTAGGCCATGGGGATGGAGGTGAGGACGAAGGGCAGGACCTTCTTCGGCGAAAAATACCCGGCGCGCAGGAAGACCCAAAAGCCACCTCCCGCCACCACGAGGTTGCAGAGCAAGGCCACCTTCGGCATCGCCTCGTAGGGAAAGGCGAACAAGGCCAGGAGCGCCAGATAGGTCGAGCCTCCCGCGAAGCCCGCCGTGGCATAGACCATGGCGGTCAGGAAGAACAGGGGCAACAGAAAGGAGAGCAGCTCCATCAATGCCCTCCCCCGCGCATCATGTTGAAGGCGTGCAGGACGTTGGGAAACAGCGCGGCGATCGACTCCTTCACGCCGTTGGACGACCCGGGCAACGTCAGCAGCAGCGTCTTGCCGCGCTGGGCGGCGAGGCCGCGGGAGAGCATGGCGTAGGGCGTACGGCGCTGGCCGTAGACCCGCATCGCCTCGCCGATGCCGGGGATCTCGCGCTCGGCGATCTCCCGAACCACCTCCGCCGTGACGTCGCGGGGCCCCAGGCCCGTCCCGCCGGTGCTTAAGACCAGGTCGAGCCCCCGCTCGACGTATTCCAACAGCCTCGCCCGGATCTTGTCCCGGTCGTCGGGGATCACCTCGTAGCTCAAGACCTCGACCGGAAACTTCGCCATCGCCTCGCAGATCCGCTTGCCCGACTTGTCGCCCTTCTTGCCCGCGGAGACGCTGTCGGAGGTCACCAGGACCGCGGCCTTCAGCGGGACGGGGAAGCTCTCGACGAAATCGCTCTTTCCGCCCCGCTTCTCCAAGAGGCGGGTCTCGCCGAGCGTGACGTCCTTGTCGATGCCCTTGACCATGTCGTAGACCGTCAGGGCCGCGACGGCCGCGGCGGTCAGGGCCTCCATCTCGACGCCGGTGCGGCCGATGGCCACAACCTCCGCGCGGACGGCGATGCGGCCCTCCCCTTTTTCGAAATGGATCGCCACCTTGTCCAAGGCGAGGGGATGGCAGTATGGGATCAATTCGGGCGTCTTTTTGGCCGCAAGGACGCCCGCGGCCCGCGCCACGACGAGGACCTCGCCCTTCGGGGTCTCGCCGCGCCAAGCCCGCTCGATGGTTTCCTGCCTGGCGCGGACTTCCGTCGCCGCGATCGCGCTGCGCAGGGTCTCGATCTTTTCGGAGATGTCGATCATCGCTCTTTCCTTTCCTAGCCGCCGATCCCGTACATGCCGGCGGTAGCGTTGCATGCCGGCCGGCGGAAGCCGCCGTGATCCGGGCGCTTGATTTGGATCATGCGGAGGATCTTGGCCTCGAGATCCGCCTCGCGGACGCCGGGCCGCCGCAGCAGGTCCAGCAGGGATTCGGATTCGTCATAGGCCAGGCAATCTTGTAGGCGCCCGTCCGACGAAAGCCGGACGCGGTTGCATTTTTCGCAGAAGGGCTCGGAGACCGCGTGGATGAAACCCACCACCGCGTTGAGCTCGAAGACCTTGTAGTACTCCGCCGGCCCGCGGCCGAGGCGTTTGCCGTAAGGAAGCAGGCGGTATTTTTCCTCGAGTCTCTCCCGAACCCAGGAGCTGGGCAGGAAGCGATCGGACATTTCCAGGCCCGGGCCGATCGGCATCAGCTCGATCCAACGCAGGATCAAGCCTTCCTGGGCGGCGAAGCGCAGCATCGCCTCGACCTCCGAGTCGTTCCAGCCCTTGAGGAGGACGGCGTTGAGCTTGAGCGGAGAAAAACCCGCTTCCTTGGCGGCGCGCAGGCCCGCGAGGACCTCCTCCAAGCGACCCCAGCGGGTGATCCGGCGGAATTTCTCGGGGTCCAGGGTGTCAAGGTGGACGTTGACGCGATCTAAGCCGGCGCGCCGCAACGCCGCCGCCTGGGCGGCCAGGTGGACGCCGTTGGTGGTGAGGGAGAGCTCCTCGATGCCGGGGACGGCGCGCAGCATTTCGATCAGGCGAGGGAGATCCTTGCGCAGCAAGGGCTCGCCGCCGGTGAGGCGGACGCCCTTGACGCCTTGGCGGGCGAAGGCCGCGACCACCCGGGCGATCTCCTCGAAGCTGAGGATGTCCGCGCGCTCCCGCTTCACCGCGCCCTCGAGCGGCATGCAGTAGCGGCAGCGCAGGTTGCAGAGATCCGTCACCGAGAGGCGCAGGTATTCGATCTTCCGCCGGTAGCCGTCACAGAGCATGGCGCCCCTCCAGCCGTCTCAGATCCTCGGGCGTGTTGACGTTGGCGGCGCTCTCGCCCGCCATGGGCACCCAGCGCAGGTCCTCGAGCCCGGCGCAAAAATCGCGCATCGCGAAGACGCCGCGCTCCAAGGACGCGCGGATTTGCGGGATCAGGGACCTCGCGTAGAGGGCCATCAGGTATTCCCGCCCTCCCGGGTGAAAGGGCACGGCGGCGGCATGGCCGAGACCCGCCGCGACCACGCCGCGGATCGCCTCGGGATTCAGCAGGGGCATGTCGCAGGCGGCGACGAAGGCGTAGGGCGTCTCGATCTTTTGCAGGGCGCTGAGGATCCCGCCCAGCGGCCCCAGGTAAGGCGCCTCGTCGCGCAGCAGCTCGGCGGGCAGGAACTCGTATTCCTCGGGCGTATTGGTGGCGACCAGGATCTTGGGAAAGACCGCGCGCAGCGCGGCCAGGACTCGCTCGATCAGGCGTTGGTCTTGGAATTCCGCCAGGGCCTTGTTGCGGCCGAAGCGCCGGGATCTCCCGCCCGCGAGCAGGACCCCCGTGACTTCGGGATAGATGGGGTTCACGTCTCGTATCCTTTCCAATTCAGCCCCTCGCCGTCGAGGGACCTCGGGAGGCGGGGCCGTTTCCAACCCCACCCTGTCCGCGGCGCCTTATCCCGAAGGACTTAGGCGCGACGGATCGGAATTGTTTCATCCCTTGAGCTGTTGCTTGGCGTCCTCGACGTCGCGTTGGACGTCCTTCACTTCTTTCCTGAAGTTCTTGAAAAACTCGCCGATGCCGCGGCCCAAGCCGGGCAGCTTCGAGGGACCGAAGATCAGGAAGACGACCAAGACCAGCGCTGTAATTTCTCCGGGACCGAGGCTCATACTTTTATCCTCTTGAGATATTTATAGAGGAAACGAGCGCAGCCCCCTATGACCCCTGGCAGCAGGGCATATGATCTGGATCAGGCGCTTAACTATTTAATTTTATTAGATTTCTTCCATCATCCGGGCGATGACGCGCCACTCGTCCGCCGAGATCAGCTGTTGGGCGAGCGGGAAGATCACGGTGTTTTCCTTGTAGATGTGCAGACGCATCGTCTCCACGATTTCTTGGCCGAGATGAAAGGCGTGCTCGAGCAGGACCTGCCGCGACTTCGCATCCTCCAGGCGCGGGGCGAGGCCGAGCAGGTTGAAGACGAGGCAAGTCGATTGGCCGACCTTCAGGTGATCGTCCTCCATCACCTCGACGGGCGTGACGGGCTTGCCGCTGGGGCTGTGCTCGCCCGTCGCGAGGAATTTTTCTCGCAGGAAGGGGAAGAGGCACTTCTCCTCCTTGCGGTGATGCGCCAGGACGCTCTCGTCCTGAAACTGGAAGAAGCGCTTCAGGCCGGCGGAGATCTCCGGGTTGAAGCGCCACTCGTTTTGCTTCAGCGCCAGGAGGGACTGCTCGAAGACGTTGAGGACCTTTTCGTATTCCCGATGCTCCGCGACGAAGGCGCGGAGCGGCGCGACCAGGGATTCCTCCGGGATCTGCTCGACGGAGCTCGAGCGCGCCTCGGGCGGCTCCATGGGGCTGCAGGGGCTTTGCTCGACGCCGTGCTCGACGAAACGCTTGATGGGCTCTTGCGACATACAGGCTCCTACTGGTGCAGGTGAAAGCTCTCTTGGAGATAGGGATCGTTCCTCGGGATCAAGGGCGCCCGCTCCAAGGCCTTGCCGGTAACGAAGGCGAACAAGGCGGCGAAGCCCAGACCCGAGAGGATCTCCATCCAGCCGATGCTTCGGGCCTTGAGGACATTAGGCGCGACCAAGAGGAAAATATCCAGCCAAAAACCGATGAGGAGGACGACGCAGACCCGCTTCAGGACCGCCGCGCTACGCTTGGCGGCGCGCGGCAGCAGGATGAGGAAGGGGATCAGCCAGTTGAGGGCGAAATTCAGGGCGAAGAGCCAGAGCCAATCGGGATCCGTCCGCACCCAGAAATAGGCCGTCTCCTCGGGGATGTTCGAATACCAGATCAGCAGGTATTGCGAGACCCAGATGTAGGCCCAGAAGCAGCTGAAGGCGAAGATCATCTTCCCCAAGTCGTGCAGGTGGTTCTCGTTGAGCAACCGACCGAAATAGCCCCGCTCCTGGAGCAGGATGACTAGGAAGGCAATCGCCGCCAAACCGTGCAGGAAGAGGCTGGAGAAGG
Proteins encoded in this region:
- a CDS encoding c-type cytochrome; this translates as MPSCRGCDDERNRKNPGSGDPQGVPDHPGPGRRGGRRLPPVGRGLRRRGGLRDAPPHRPGRGRPRRHRQGVGEAGPRVESTRIKRRTMKRSAFLLMPLATLWNLSCTGPAEIGPKYGDVYGAPPSQVGDTLPKGDKFFSGPGVAKLPEVPRIDASPVKEVRLDVTHKVIELDSGVKFHGWTFGDDIPGPTIRVRQGDRVKFTLTNRSTETVQVVPPMPHSIDFHSAMVSPQDKYRSIDPGQTLTFEWTANYPGVFMYHCATPMVLQHLAAGMYGMVIVDPKGGWPGKVDREYAVVQSEFYLQDKPGADGVYEIDMDKVEKKQPTYVTFNGRVNRHLTEGLKARPGERVRIFFLNAGPDDTSSFHVIGTIFDKVWLDGNPANQFRGLQTILLGASNGAIVEFVIPEAGKYVLVDHEFADAHHGALGAVDATEGKTGLPEEPAPKPAAPPPAKETAPAASPAAEAAAPPAATGLADMPGAKLFKTKTCYTCHSIGKGKMTGPDLKGIFARRDEAWLRKYILDPVTMTKEDPVAIQLKAEYKTQMPKVPLTNEELDQLLAYLKEATK
- a CDS encoding NnrS family protein — encoded protein: MNEKSIKNLFLEPYRLFFAGGSLYAVLAVALWFTWLHLLDHQISWFDFRVGPAQYHSHVMLFGVMGFYVFGFILTAFPRFVGQPHPSPRAVAAWFLGLAGGQAAFFLGATRSPKWMILAGVLEGLSYLSLLFFLGRLYLRSGKWREDKQPRFLLLALGFGTLGLLLSYVYYAADGSFTFYTLSIEFGTYGFLFLLVVGITYRIVPFFAGRVIQGYEGRRGAHTLAIVTALILLRILLVTLWADGPRQHYASWAINLALLAVLVTEWLRWRPWQAKETPILFVLFLGLFWILVFLGFSGYELAYHLTHRQAGVYPVLRTPALHALYIGAFGTLVLAISTRVVRGHGGAPIVADRFTLAALLLMQLAALWRVFVPVFLEGTGSLWLRNYWAGLLWCAAFGVWALRYLPFLFRPKPPEAAG
- a CDS encoding molybdenum cofactor biosynthesis protein MoaE → MGEISPLRRRRGIRSGKLPSPARRRDRPDPARSRRLKGFMLIRLIQEAVDSGEALQEVRHPSCGAVALFEGNIREQNEGRQVLALEYEVYERLFHAELRRIFAEAKERWSFYKAALIQRVGRLEIGETGIVLAVSAAHRREALEACAYIIEEFKRRAPVWKREHYPEGSEWVACHHH
- a CDS encoding MoaD/ThiS family protein is translated as MSVRLLFFSVLRDRMRRGEAECELQEGESVLDLARRVLEPTLGPLEWGKFLRFAVGEEYVPANYRPRHGDEIALIPPVAGG
- a CDS encoding molybdopterin molybdotransferase MoeA, which encodes MISVPEAQARIVEAVSPFPGQALALAEAWGRVLTKPIDASIPSPVFDNSAMDGYALRAADTAAAGPGAPVSLFVAATVPAGICLKSPLKPGEAMRIFTGAKIPEGADAVVKQEDVERAGEAIRLSRPVSGGENIRRRGEELEIGAEILGPGRPLQAAALALLAGFGFERVEVHAAPRVGILVTGSELVPPGVPLEPAQIYESNSFGLNAALQELGLVPAFAERCRDRREDLQWALAEGLQRADFLIVTGGVSVGDFDFVKEAAADAGVREVFWKVRQKPGKPVFFGKKEEGKCLFGLPGNPASALVCFYEYVRPALLRALGARELFLPALRLPLAQGLKKKPGLRHFLKARADLGGAAPSLHILEGQGSHLMRSFAAANALAVLPEEGESWAAGDLVEAHLLPSIFQAWRGG
- a CDS encoding hemerythrin domain-containing protein; amino-acid sequence: MEERNITQFFERDHDRLDALFGQFQTGKRSDFPAAKRAFKEFLTGLQRHIVWEEELLFPAFEQATGMRDVGPTAVMRMEHRQIHQCLEEIHQKVRVQDPNSDAEEARLLSVLGQHNVKEEQVLYPAIDRMVAPEVRARILAEVQAGASAPAHECCSCG
- a CDS encoding sulfite exporter TauE/SafE family protein gives rise to the protein MELLSFLLPLFFLTAMVYATAGFAGGSTYLALLALFAFPYEAMPKVALLCNLVVAGGGFWVFLRAGYFSPKKVLPFVLTSIPMAYLGGRIPLGKTLFLWLLALSLLAAGLRMLLSERSFTVRREPSWGRAWALGLPIGAALGLLSGLVGIGGGIFLSPVLYFLGWSHSREAAAAAAFFILVNSVSGLFGQFAKSGQDLDWGLALPLMAAVFLGGQIGSRLGAGKISKLTLQRVTAALILSVSGRLLWGLF
- a CDS encoding bifunctional molybdenum cofactor biosynthesis protein MoaC/MoaB, with protein sequence MIDISEKIETLRSAIAATEVRARQETIERAWRGETPKGEVLVVARAAGVLAAKKTPELIPYCHPLALDKVAIHFEKGEGRIAVRAEVVAIGRTGVEMEALTAAAVAALTVYDMVKGIDKDVTLGETRLLEKRGGKSDFVESFPVPLKAAVLVTSDSVSAGKKGDKSGKRICEAMAKFPVEVLSYEVIPDDRDKIRARLLEYVERGLDLVLSTGGTGLGPRDVTAEVVREIAEREIPGIGEAMRVYGQRRTPYAMLSRGLAAQRGKTLLLTLPGSSNGVKESIAALFPNVLHAFNMMRGGGH
- the moaA gene encoding GTP 3',8-cyclase MoaA — encoded protein: MLCDGYRRKIEYLRLSVTDLCNLRCRYCMPLEGAVKRERADILSFEEIARVVAAFARQGVKGVRLTGGEPLLRKDLPRLIEMLRAVPGIEELSLTTNGVHLAAQAAALRRAGLDRVNVHLDTLDPEKFRRITRWGRLEEVLAGLRAAKEAGFSPLKLNAVLLKGWNDSEVEAMLRFAAQEGLILRWIELMPIGPGLEMSDRFLPSSWVRERLEEKYRLLPYGKRLGRGPAEYYKVFELNAVVGFIHAVSEPFCEKCNRVRLSSDGRLQDCLAYDESESLLDLLRRPGVREADLEAKILRMIQIKRPDHGGFRRPACNATAGMYGIGG
- a CDS encoding molybdenum cofactor guanylyltransferase, which gives rise to MNPIYPEVTGVLLAGGRSRRFGRNKALAEFQDQRLIERVLAALRAVFPKILVATNTPEEYEFLPAELLRDEAPYLGPLGGILSALQKIETPYAFVAACDMPLLNPEAIRGVVAAGLGHAAAVPFHPGGREYLMALYARSLIPQIRASLERGVFAMRDFCAGLEDLRWVPMAGESAANVNTPEDLRRLEGRHAL
- a CDS encoding twin-arginine translocase TatA/TatE family subunit, translating into MSLGPGEITALVLVVFLIFGPSKLPGLGRGIGEFFKNFRKEVKDVQRDVEDAKQQLKG
- a CDS encoding hemerythrin domain-containing protein → MSQEPIKRFVEHGVEQSPCSPMEPPEARSSSVEQIPEESLVAPLRAFVAEHREYEKVLNVFEQSLLALKQNEWRFNPEISAGLKRFFQFQDESVLAHHRKEEKCLFPFLREKFLATGEHSPSGKPVTPVEVMEDDHLKVGQSTCLVFNLLGLAPRLEDAKSRQVLLEHAFHLGQEIVETMRLHIYKENTVIFPLAQQLISADEWRVIARMMEEI